A genomic segment from Thermostichus lividus PCC 6715 encodes:
- the dnaN gene encoding DNA polymerase III subunit beta gives MKVVCSQTALSSKLAPLSRVAPSNPSHPILANILLQAEGGRLGLSVFDLSLGMQIWLDAEVKVSGAITVSAKLFSEMVSRMPNRDIEITAEDTRVILDYGTGHFEIQGMSAEEFPALPNLDDIPPITLPANTLREGLHSTLFAASADESKQILTGLHVTFEIDRLEFAATDGHRLAVTLTEQPIPTALSPITIPAKSLKDLERLMSKQDSEIMLRCDPTQVVFDIGTDARITSRLLEGQYPNYRQLIPKTFERQVTVDRLALSNALERIAILAAQKNNVVKISINASEQQLNLSAEAPQLGEGKEDLPAQISGDSIDIAFNVKYLLDGLKVMDSTEVQLQLNSSTQPAILRPLGETQMTYLVMPIQIRN, from the coding sequence ATGAAAGTTGTTTGTTCACAGACTGCCCTCAGTAGTAAACTGGCTCCCCTGAGTCGAGTTGCCCCCAGCAATCCTTCCCACCCCATACTGGCCAACATTCTGCTCCAAGCTGAAGGTGGTCGTCTTGGTCTTTCCGTCTTTGACCTTAGCCTTGGTATGCAGATTTGGCTAGATGCTGAGGTTAAAGTGAGTGGCGCTATCACCGTCTCCGCCAAACTGTTTAGCGAGATGGTGTCTCGGATGCCCAATCGGGATATTGAAATCACCGCCGAAGACACCCGCGTCATTCTCGACTATGGCACCGGTCACTTTGAAATTCAAGGTATGAGTGCCGAAGAATTTCCCGCTCTGCCCAATCTGGACGACATCCCCCCCATTACTCTCCCTGCTAACACCCTCCGGGAAGGGTTGCACAGCACCCTCTTTGCTGCCAGTGCGGATGAAAGCAAACAAATCCTCACTGGGTTGCACGTCACCTTTGAAATCGATCGCCTTGAATTTGCCGCCACCGATGGTCATCGTCTTGCGGTTACCCTCACCGAGCAGCCCATCCCCACCGCTCTTTCCCCCATCACTATCCCTGCCAAATCTCTCAAAGACCTAGAGAGACTCATGTCTAAGCAAGATAGCGAGATTATGCTCCGCTGTGACCCCACCCAAGTGGTCTTTGATATTGGTACCGATGCCCGCATTACCAGTCGCCTCCTTGAAGGCCAATATCCCAACTATCGCCAACTCATCCCCAAAACCTTTGAGCGACAAGTGACAGTGGATCGCCTCGCCCTGAGCAATGCCCTTGAGCGCATCGCCATTCTCGCGGCTCAAAAAAATAATGTCGTCAAAATCAGTATTAATGCCAGCGAGCAACAACTGAATCTGTCTGCCGAAGCCCCCCAGCTCGGAGAAGGCAAAGAGGATCTACCTGCGCAAATTTCTGGGGACTCCATTGATATTGCCTTCAACGTTAAGTACTTGCTTGATGGGCTAAAAGTGATGGACAGCACCGAGGTGCAACTGCAACTGAACAGCAGCACCCAACCTGCCATTCTGCGTCCCCTTGGCGAGACCCAGATGACTTACCTTGTCATGCCGATCCAAATTCGCAATTAG
- a CDS encoding inorganic phosphate transporter has protein sequence MILLVAIALLFDVTNGFHDAANAIATVVATRALSLRSALIVAAIANFAGAFLSTRVALTIEQGILERSQLGGHWLGVIAAALVGAVLWNLLTWYWGLPSSSSHALIGGLVGAAVAQGAANAVRWQGIVQAVVIPMVLSPLLAVAVGMTLMALVEHLLQWVGEVPEPRWQHLQILSGTLMAFAHGANDAQKTMGVITLALVSVGQLSPEAGIPLWVIALCAVAIAIGTYGGGERIIRTTGEKITTLDPLSGCMANLSAALTVTAASLVGFPVSTTQVVVGAITGAGYQHHPERGVNWQTWRHILVAWVLTVPGAAVVAAAMAWGFSAKQ, from the coding sequence GTGATCCTCTTGGTGGCGATCGCCCTCCTTTTTGATGTCACCAACGGCTTTCATGATGCAGCCAATGCTATTGCAACGGTGGTGGCCACCCGCGCCCTCTCGTTGCGTTCAGCTCTGATTGTGGCGGCGATCGCCAACTTTGCGGGAGCCTTTTTAAGTACTCGCGTGGCACTGACCATTGAGCAGGGGATTCTCGAGCGCAGCCAACTGGGCGGTCATTGGCTCGGGGTCATTGCTGCTGCCTTGGTGGGGGCAGTGCTTTGGAACCTGCTGACGTGGTATTGGGGACTGCCCAGCAGTTCCTCCCACGCACTCATTGGGGGGTTGGTGGGGGCGGCAGTGGCTCAAGGGGCGGCAAACGCTGTGCGCTGGCAGGGAATTGTGCAGGCAGTCGTGATACCCATGGTGCTCTCGCCGTTGCTAGCAGTGGCGGTGGGAATGACCCTGATGGCACTGGTAGAGCATCTCCTGCAATGGGTGGGAGAGGTACCTGAGCCGCGCTGGCAACACCTCCAAATTCTCAGCGGTACCCTAATGGCCTTTGCCCACGGTGCCAATGATGCCCAGAAAACCATGGGGGTGATTACGCTAGCCTTAGTGAGTGTTGGTCAGTTGTCTCCAGAGGCCGGTATTCCCCTGTGGGTCATTGCGCTCTGTGCCGTGGCGATCGCCATAGGTACCTACGGCGGTGGGGAGCGAATTATTCGTACTACCGGCGAAAAAATTACCACCCTTGACCCCCTTAGTGGATGCATGGCCAACCTCAGTGCTGCCCTGACGGTTACAGCCGCAAGTCTTGTAGGGTTTCCCGTCAGTACCACCCAAGTTGTCGTCGGTGCCATTACAGGCGCAGGCTATCAACACCATCCTGAGCGAGGGGTGAACTGGCAAACGTGGCGGCATATTCTAGTGGCATGGGTCTTGACGGTTCCCGGCGCTGCAGTCGTGGCAGCAGCCATGGCTTGGGGATTTAGCGCAAAACAATAG
- the thiC gene encoding phosphomethylpyrimidine synthase yields MRSEWIAARKGQDNVTQMHYARQGIITEEMHYVARRENLPPELIRDEVARGRMIIPANINHPNLEPMAIGIASKCKVNANIGASPNSSNLEEELAKLHLAVKYGADTVMDLSTGGGDLDAIRTAIINASPVPIGTVPIYQALESVHGNMDRLTADDFLHVIEKHAQQGVDYMTIHAGILIEYLPLVKNRITGIVSRGGGILAKWMLHHHKQNPLYTHFRDIIEIFKKYDVSFSLGDSLRPGCLHDASDEAQLAELKTLGELTRKAWEHDVQVMVEGPGHVPMDQIEFNVRKQMEECSEAPFYVLGPLVTDIAPGYDHITSAIGAAMAGWYGTAMLCYVTPKEHLGLPNAEDVRNGLIAYKIAAHAADIARHRPGARDRDDQLSHARYNFDWNKQFELALDPDRAREYHDETLPADIYKTAEFCSMCGPKFCPMQTKVDAEALAELEQFLAKDKDTVSV; encoded by the coding sequence GTGCGTAGCGAATGGATTGCTGCTCGTAAGGGGCAGGATAATGTTACTCAGATGCATTATGCCCGCCAAGGGATCATCACCGAGGAAATGCACTATGTGGCGCGGCGCGAGAACCTACCCCCAGAACTCATCCGCGATGAAGTGGCGCGGGGGCGGATGATTATCCCCGCCAATATTAATCACCCCAATCTTGAACCGATGGCCATTGGCATTGCCTCCAAATGCAAGGTTAATGCCAACATTGGTGCCTCTCCCAACTCCTCTAACTTGGAGGAAGAACTGGCCAAACTGCATCTGGCGGTGAAGTACGGTGCAGATACGGTGATGGATCTCTCGACGGGCGGCGGTGATCTCGATGCCATTCGCACCGCCATTATTAATGCCTCGCCGGTGCCCATTGGCACCGTACCGATTTATCAAGCCCTTGAAAGTGTCCATGGCAATATGGATCGGCTCACGGCGGACGATTTCCTTCACGTCATTGAAAAGCACGCCCAACAAGGGGTGGACTACATGACCATCCATGCGGGTATTCTCATTGAATACTTGCCCTTGGTGAAAAACCGCATTACGGGTATTGTCTCTCGGGGGGGCGGTATTTTGGCGAAGTGGATGCTGCACCACCATAAACAAAACCCCCTTTATACCCACTTCCGCGACATTATCGAGATTTTTAAAAAATACGATGTCTCGTTCTCGCTGGGGGATTCCCTCCGCCCGGGCTGTCTTCATGATGCCTCTGACGAAGCGCAATTGGCGGAGCTAAAAACCCTTGGGGAACTCACCCGCAAGGCGTGGGAGCACGATGTGCAGGTGATGGTAGAAGGCCCCGGCCATGTGCCGATGGATCAAATTGAATTCAATGTGCGTAAACAAATGGAGGAGTGCTCTGAAGCCCCCTTCTATGTGCTTGGGCCGTTGGTGACGGATATTGCCCCCGGCTATGACCACATTACCAGTGCCATTGGCGCGGCGATGGCTGGATGGTACGGCACCGCAATGCTGTGCTACGTCACGCCTAAGGAACACCTAGGCTTACCCAATGCTGAAGATGTCCGCAATGGCTTAATTGCCTATAAGATTGCAGCCCATGCGGCGGATATTGCTCGCCACCGTCCGGGAGCACGCGATCGCGATGATCAACTCTCCCATGCTCGCTATAACTTTGACTGGAATAAGCAGTTTGAGTTGGCCTTAGACCCAGACCGGGCGCGGGAGTACCACGATGAAACCCTCCCCGCCGATATTTACAAGACCGCTGAGTTTTGCTCGATGTGTGGGCCGAAGTTCTGCCCCATGCAAACCAAAGTGGATGCTGAGGCACTAGCGGAGCTGGAGCAGTTCTTGGCCAAAGATAAAGATACCGTCAGCGTTTAA
- a CDS encoding RNA-guided endonuclease InsQ/TnpB family protein codes for MKQTLTLVCKLATTPEQNAKIEAVLQAFAAACNYANERVKPKTTSKTTIQSLVYNDLREQFGLSANQAVRVCARVGANRKTAKVKGKPVKAFRPTSADYDARIFSFREKDWTVSLTLLGCREHIKLEIGHYQRGQLKGCKPTSAQLCKHRDGRYYIHIQLSDEAPEPIQSDKGIGVDFGRREIAKTSTDQGWDAKQLNQVRDHFAKVRASLQQKASKGTRSSRRRCRQVLQRLSGRERRFQRWLNHSISASIIREAKQLHAIVAIEDLTGIRDRINQQPRNATERRRSNSWAFYQLRQFLEYKGIKEGVEVVAVPPAYTSQTCHCCLHIGLRTEKKFKCGHCGWIGDADLNGAINIALLGQSVTLPGGSWLACEIAGGLQKASPF; via the coding sequence ATGAAACAAACTCTGACACTAGTTTGCAAACTTGCAACCACACCCGAACAAAATGCCAAGATTGAGGCAGTGCTTCAGGCGTTTGCTGCTGCTTGCAACTATGCCAATGAGCGAGTCAAACCCAAAACAACCAGCAAAACAACGATTCAGTCGTTGGTCTATAACGACCTGCGAGAACAGTTTGGGTTGAGTGCTAATCAGGCAGTCAGGGTTTGTGCCAGGGTTGGGGCGAATCGAAAAACAGCCAAAGTGAAGGGCAAACCTGTCAAAGCGTTTCGTCCAACTTCGGCAGACTACGATGCCCGAATCTTCTCTTTTCGGGAGAAGGATTGGACAGTCAGCCTGACCCTGCTGGGATGTAGAGAACACATCAAACTGGAAATAGGACACTACCAGCGCGGCCAGCTGAAGGGGTGTAAACCCACTTCGGCTCAACTGTGCAAGCACAGAGATGGAAGATACTACATCCACATTCAACTGAGCGACGAAGCTCCTGAACCCATTCAGTCGGACAAGGGGATTGGCGTTGATTTCGGTCGGCGTGAAATCGCTAAAACTAGTACCGATCAAGGTTGGGATGCTAAGCAGTTGAATCAAGTCCGAGATCATTTCGCCAAAGTGAGAGCATCGCTCCAGCAAAAAGCCTCGAAGGGCACACGGTCGAGTCGGCGTAGATGCCGACAAGTCCTGCAACGGCTGTCGGGGAGGGAGAGACGTTTTCAGCGATGGCTCAATCATTCCATCAGTGCATCCATCATTCGTGAAGCAAAACAACTCCATGCCATTGTTGCTATCGAGGATTTGACAGGCATTCGAGATAGAATCAACCAGCAACCGAGAAACGCGACCGAGCGGAGACGGTCTAACAGTTGGGCGTTCTATCAGTTGCGACAATTCCTAGAATACAAGGGTATCAAGGAAGGAGTTGAGGTGGTTGCTGTACCACCTGCCTATACCAGTCAAACCTGCCATTGTTGCTTGCATATTGGGCTGAGGACTGAAAAAAAGTTCAAGTGTGGGCATTGCGGATGGATTGGTGATGCAGACCTAAATGGAGCAATCAATATTGCGCTTTTGGGGCAGTCCGTAACGCTGCCTGGAGGCTCCTGGCTAGCTTGCGAGATAGCCGGAGGGCTACAGAAAGCCTCGCCCTTCTAG
- the bchL gene encoding ferredoxin:protochlorophyllide reductase (ATP-dependent) iron-sulfur ATP-binding protein translates to MKLAVYGKGGIGKSTTSCNISVALARRGKKVLQIGCDPKHDSTFTLTGFLIPTIIDTLQAKDYHYEDVWPEDVIYKGYGGVDCVEAGGPPAGAGCGGYVVGETVKLLKELNAFDEYDVILFDVLGDVVCGGFAAPLNYADYCLIVTDNGFDALFAANRIAASVREKARTHPLRLAGLIGNRTSKRDLIEKYVEAVPMPILEVLPLIEDIRVSRVKGKTLFEMAEQDPSLNPVCDYYLNIADQVLAQPEGVVPKDAPDRDLFALLSDFYLNPTTATPAGDRQLLTV, encoded by the coding sequence TTGAAGCTCGCAGTTTACGGTAAAGGTGGCATTGGCAAATCCACGACCAGTTGCAACATCTCGGTAGCATTAGCTCGGCGGGGCAAAAAAGTCCTGCAAATCGGCTGTGATCCTAAGCACGACAGTACCTTTACCCTTACGGGGTTTTTGATTCCCACGATCATTGACACCCTTCAAGCCAAGGACTATCACTACGAAGATGTCTGGCCCGAAGATGTGATCTACAAAGGCTACGGCGGTGTGGACTGCGTCGAAGCGGGTGGGCCGCCCGCTGGGGCAGGCTGTGGCGGTTATGTGGTGGGTGAAACGGTAAAGTTGCTCAAGGAACTGAATGCCTTTGACGAGTACGATGTCATTCTCTTTGATGTGCTAGGGGATGTTGTCTGTGGTGGGTTTGCTGCCCCCCTGAACTATGCGGACTACTGCCTGATTGTCACTGATAATGGCTTCGATGCTCTGTTTGCGGCCAATCGTATTGCGGCCTCAGTCCGGGAAAAAGCCCGGACTCATCCCTTGCGCCTAGCGGGGCTGATTGGCAACCGCACCAGCAAGCGGGATCTCATTGAAAAGTATGTGGAAGCGGTGCCGATGCCGATCCTCGAAGTGCTGCCATTGATTGAGGATATCCGGGTATCGCGGGTCAAGGGCAAAACCCTGTTTGAGATGGCCGAACAAGATCCTAGCCTTAACCCAGTGTGCGATTACTACTTGAATATTGCGGATCAGGTATTGGCACAGCCAGAAGGGGTTGTACCTAAGGATGCCCCTGATCGCGATCTCTTTGCGCTGCTGTCAGATTTCTATTTGAATCCGACAACGGCCACACCGGCAGGCGATCGCCAACTCCTAACGGTGTAA
- a CDS encoding sodium:calcium antiporter yields the protein MTILWGLLIILGVALIVWGAEAFAEHLGAAAVRLRVSSFALALLLAGAEPEELATAVAASLKEVPAIAFGDVVGANIAICLVALGVGAWIAPLPFSKRVMAYALVGVPIAVIATGFIWNGEISRLEGLFLIGLYILYVAIIWWVERRPPALGETAELEEALEEFATEQANGMRQRVSQEVWVVVAGVLAMVAGSILIVEAVRQISQIETTQIKLALSLVGFATAFELVILAWSTARRGVTEAAVAGVVGSFTYNVTMTLGVAAIARPLNIVDASLLHVPLIVMLGAFALVIALASYKGYLHRGASVVLLSAYPLVLMRLLAEN from the coding sequence GTGACTATCCTCTGGGGACTGCTGATCATCCTTGGTGTTGCTTTAATTGTTTGGGGAGCCGAAGCTTTCGCTGAACACTTGGGTGCTGCTGCTGTGCGATTGCGCGTGAGTTCCTTTGCCTTGGCGTTACTGTTAGCTGGTGCAGAACCTGAAGAGCTTGCTACGGCAGTTGCGGCCTCCCTCAAGGAGGTGCCGGCGATCGCATTTGGCGATGTAGTAGGGGCGAATATCGCTATCTGTTTAGTAGCGTTGGGAGTCGGGGCGTGGATTGCACCGCTACCATTTAGCAAGCGGGTGATGGCCTACGCCTTGGTAGGGGTACCCATTGCTGTCATTGCAACTGGGTTTATTTGGAACGGAGAGATTAGTCGTCTTGAGGGGCTGTTCTTAATTGGGCTGTACATTCTTTATGTTGCCATCATCTGGTGGGTTGAACGTAGGCCACCCGCGTTGGGCGAAACTGCAGAGCTAGAAGAAGCGTTAGAGGAATTTGCAACTGAGCAGGCAAACGGTATGCGGCAGCGAGTCAGCCAAGAGGTATGGGTTGTGGTGGCTGGGGTGCTTGCCATGGTTGCAGGCTCGATCCTCATTGTGGAGGCTGTACGCCAAATCAGCCAAATTGAAACGACCCAAATCAAATTAGCACTCTCTCTCGTTGGGTTTGCAACCGCCTTTGAATTGGTGATTCTAGCTTGGTCAACCGCACGGCGAGGTGTAACAGAAGCCGCTGTTGCCGGGGTTGTCGGGTCTTTTACTTACAACGTAACAATGACGCTAGGGGTAGCGGCGATCGCCCGACCCTTAAACATTGTGGATGCTAGCCTATTGCACGTGCCGCTCATCGTCATGCTGGGGGCGTTCGCATTAGTCATCGCCCTCGCATCCTACAAGGGCTATCTGCATAGGGGCGCAAGTGTCGTTTTACTGTCTGCCTACCCACTTGTTCTTATGCGTTTACTGGCAGAGAACTAA
- a CDS encoding CPP1-like family protein, whose product MSDNPYEKLQVSEDASFEQIKEARDALIATHPGDERQRTEIEAAYDAILMDRLRQRQEGKIKVPERIRYAERLAESAPAKINRIGTHPALKWWQQQLDMPSLRGIVITSAVYAALMAIGISQANPDTIALVLSLGVGFNLVWLQRKEQRLGRAFLLTLIALILGAVVAVAIYHLFPGMLLSVDQTVGLGVFMTFWLTSNFLR is encoded by the coding sequence ATGAGTGACAACCCTTACGAAAAGCTCCAAGTTTCAGAAGATGCTTCCTTTGAGCAAATCAAGGAAGCACGGGATGCGTTAATCGCCACCCATCCGGGGGACGAGCGGCAGCGCACAGAAATTGAAGCTGCCTATGATGCCATTTTGATGGATCGCTTGCGCCAGCGACAGGAAGGCAAAATCAAAGTACCAGAGCGGATCCGCTATGCCGAGCGACTGGCTGAGTCAGCACCAGCCAAAATCAATCGTATTGGCACTCACCCTGCACTGAAGTGGTGGCAGCAACAGTTGGATATGCCATCCTTGCGCGGCATCGTAATTACATCGGCAGTCTACGCTGCTCTGATGGCGATCGGCATCTCTCAAGCGAATCCAGATACGATCGCCCTGGTGCTCTCCCTAGGCGTTGGCTTTAACCTTGTGTGGTTACAGCGCAAAGAACAGCGGCTGGGTCGCGCCTTTTTACTCACATTGATTGCCCTCATCCTTGGTGCCGTGGTAGCCGTTGCTATCTATCACCTCTTCCCAGGAATGCTCTTGAGCGTCGATCAAACCGTTGGGTTAGGCGTATTTATGACCTTTTGGCTCACCAGCAATTTTTTGCGCTAA
- a CDS encoding septal ring lytic transglycosylase RlpA family protein, with translation MKKTLYIGLTTTALAVFGVFSDSRANTPTPATASAPAPEAAVVASKVGERQATAPIATRAIATLHRYEKQGREAITVYLRGIPILTFMGTNAAQPAGVKVATASGGASPEQTTLSDAAQQATILTARLNQLHEQGFDANLIRVRWDGQQQRYRIYADKEHLLTLNNQILLPQNQQRSDEHALRIANLIRRQLGNAPALTSVDGSDNTVVAVGPIRMQVTGMASWYGPGFHGARTANGERFNQDAMTAAHKTLPFGTRVRVTNLHNGRSVIVRINDRGPFTPGREIDLSRGAAAAIGLIGAGVGPVRIDVLQ, from the coding sequence ATGAAGAAAACGCTTTACATTGGTTTGACGACAACTGCGCTGGCGGTGTTCGGAGTTTTCTCCGACAGCCGTGCAAATACGCCCACACCCGCAACCGCCTCGGCTCCTGCTCCTGAGGCCGCGGTTGTTGCCAGCAAAGTGGGGGAACGCCAAGCCACTGCGCCCATTGCCACCCGGGCGATCGCCACCCTGCATCGCTACGAAAAGCAGGGTCGGGAAGCCATTACGGTCTATTTGCGAGGGATTCCCATTCTCACCTTCATGGGCACCAATGCCGCCCAGCCAGCAGGGGTGAAAGTTGCCACCGCCAGTGGTGGGGCCTCCCCTGAGCAAACCACCCTTTCGGATGCCGCGCAGCAGGCAACGATTTTAACTGCCCGCCTCAACCAACTCCACGAGCAAGGTTTTGATGCCAACTTAATACGGGTACGCTGGGATGGGCAGCAACAGCGCTATCGCATCTACGCCGACAAAGAGCACCTCCTCACCCTCAATAACCAGATTTTGCTACCCCAAAACCAGCAGCGCAGCGATGAACATGCCCTGCGCATTGCCAACCTCATTCGGCGGCAGTTAGGGAATGCACCTGCCCTCACCAGTGTTGACGGCTCTGACAATACTGTAGTGGCCGTCGGCCCGATTCGTATGCAGGTTACTGGTATGGCCTCATGGTATGGCCCCGGCTTCCACGGTGCGCGCACCGCCAATGGTGAGCGGTTTAACCAAGATGCCATGACCGCCGCCCACAAAACACTGCCCTTTGGCACCCGGGTACGGGTTACCAACCTCCATAATGGGCGATCGGTGATTGTGCGGATTAACGACCGTGGCCCATTTACGCCGGGACGGGAAATTGACCTCTCTCGCGGTGCGGCTGCTGCCATTGGCCTCATTGGGGCTGGGGTCGGGCCAGTACGCATTGACGTATTGCAGTAG
- a CDS encoding ferredoxin:protochlorophyllide reductase (ATP-dependent) subunit N: MTTTAPNALNVECETGNYHTFCPISCVAWLYQKIEDSFFLVIGTKTCGYFLQNAMGVMIFAEPRYAMAELEEGDISAQLNDYEELKRLCLQIKRDRNPSVIVWIGTCTTEIIKMDLEGLAPKLEAEIGIPIVVARANGLDYAFTQGEDTVLAAMAARCPTPTAVTNTEERNPIQRLLNFGKKKEEVQAEASQYHDHPPLVLFGSLPDPVVTQLTLELKKQGIQVSGWLPSKRYTELPVVDEGYYVAGVNPFLSRTATTLMRRRKCNLINAPFPIGPDGTRAWVEALCTTFGIEPQGLAEREAQTWEKLADYLELVRGKSVFFMGDNLLEISLARFLIRCGMRVHEIGIPYMDKRYQAAELNLLSQTCAAMDHPLPTIVEKPDNYNQLQRIKALQPDLVITGMAHANPLEARGMSTKWSVEFTFAQIHGFGNARDILELVTRPLRRNQALAGLGWQQLV; the protein is encoded by the coding sequence ATGACCACCACTGCTCCCAATGCTCTGAACGTTGAGTGCGAAACCGGAAACTACCACACCTTTTGCCCCATTAGTTGTGTGGCGTGGCTGTACCAAAAAATTGAAGATAGCTTCTTTTTAGTAATTGGTACTAAAACCTGTGGCTACTTCTTGCAAAATGCCATGGGGGTGATGATTTTTGCCGAGCCGCGTTATGCTATGGCGGAACTGGAAGAAGGGGATATTTCAGCACAGCTCAACGATTACGAAGAGCTAAAGCGACTGTGCTTGCAAATTAAGCGCGATCGCAACCCCAGCGTCATTGTCTGGATTGGCACCTGCACCACCGAAATTATCAAGATGGATCTAGAGGGACTGGCTCCCAAACTAGAGGCAGAAATTGGCATTCCCATTGTGGTTGCCCGAGCCAACGGTTTAGACTATGCCTTTACCCAAGGGGAAGACACCGTTTTAGCCGCCATGGCTGCCCGCTGCCCCACGCCCACCGCCGTCACCAATACCGAAGAGCGCAACCCCATTCAACGCTTGTTGAACTTTGGCAAGAAAAAAGAAGAGGTGCAAGCGGAGGCAAGCCAGTATCACGATCACCCTCCCTTGGTTCTCTTCGGCTCGCTGCCGGATCCCGTTGTGACCCAACTGACCCTAGAGCTAAAAAAACAGGGGATTCAGGTGTCGGGCTGGCTCCCCAGTAAACGCTACACCGAGCTGCCTGTGGTGGATGAGGGCTACTACGTGGCCGGGGTGAATCCCTTTTTAAGCCGTACGGCCACAACCTTGATGCGCCGCCGCAAGTGCAACCTTATTAATGCCCCCTTCCCCATTGGTCCCGATGGCACGCGGGCATGGGTGGAAGCCCTCTGTACCACCTTTGGCATTGAACCCCAAGGACTGGCGGAGCGCGAAGCCCAAACTTGGGAAAAACTGGCAGATTATCTCGAACTTGTGCGCGGCAAGTCAGTCTTTTTCATGGGGGATAATCTCTTAGAAATTTCCCTAGCACGGTTTTTGATTCGCTGTGGGATGCGGGTGCACGAAATTGGCATTCCCTACATGGATAAGCGCTACCAAGCGGCAGAGTTGAACCTGCTCAGCCAAACCTGTGCTGCGATGGATCATCCTCTGCCCACCATCGTTGAAAAGCCCGATAACTATAACCAACTGCAACGCATTAAGGCTCTGCAACCGGATTTAGTGATTACGGGGATGGCGCACGCTAACCCCCTCGAAGCGCGGGGGATGAGTACCAAGTGGTCAGTGGAGTTTACCTTTGCCCAGATCCACGGCTTTGGCAATGCCCGCGATATTCTGGAGCTGGTGACCCGCCCCCTGCGGCGCAATCAAGCTCTCGCAGGGTTGGGATGGCAGCAATTAGTGTAA
- a CDS encoding DUF5331 domain-containing protein codes for MNPEQLRQTVRSKWLAYYQENRPWIVRLAIWSNYRGQRRPSSSFILGVLSALEPRLSDALPVIVELSNDPDRIISALGLNFNPDEALANGDNSVPVTPEPRLLPPKPFVSNRAEEHAEGALQHRQP; via the coding sequence ATGAATCCTGAGCAATTACGGCAAACGGTGCGCAGCAAGTGGCTGGCCTACTACCAAGAAAATCGACCTTGGATTGTCCGTCTCGCGATTTGGAGTAACTACCGTGGTCAGCGGCGGCCGTCCTCCAGCTTTATTTTGGGGGTCTTAAGTGCCCTAGAGCCACGCCTGTCGGATGCCTTGCCTGTGATTGTCGAACTGAGTAATGATCCCGACCGCATTATTTCTGCCCTTGGCCTGAACTTCAATCCCGATGAAGCACTAGCCAATGGCGACAACTCTGTGCCAGTGACGCCCGAACCGCGATTACTGCCCCCTAAGCCCTTTGTCAGTAATCGTGCTGAAGAACACGCTGAGGGTGCCCTGCAACATCGTCAACCCTAA